A genomic stretch from SAR324 cluster bacterium includes:
- a CDS encoding Spy/CpxP family protein refolding chaperone, which produces MSESKTFKTIRQSLLIAVTSATFLVGCGQPDSRSTSDIVSETSSKLDLNDSQAQEMARVVENARPEFEVLRELRAQLREEMLAQMQQDSVNVEDVNALLKAKWASVNAKLPVLAQKFTDFHTMLTPEQRSRVKERMSKGWKSNHFERLESSNTSRIVFGISIALDLDDLQEKEITNLINTLRSKSAEIKQQHKEMREEIYEQMQQDSVNVEDVEALLDVRWSEVQSKLPLLAQGFTDFHTILTQEQRTKISEKLENRWESGIHGNR; this is translated from the coding sequence TTTTGGTAGGTTGTGGCCAGCCAGATTCTAGGAGCACATCCGATATTGTTTCAGAAACATCCAGCAAACTTGATCTCAATGATTCGCAGGCGCAGGAAATGGCGAGGGTTGTTGAGAACGCCCGTCCTGAATTTGAGGTACTCAGGGAACTTCGGGCGCAACTGCGAGAAGAGATGCTTGCTCAGATGCAGCAAGACTCAGTGAATGTGGAGGATGTGAATGCTCTGCTTAAAGCCAAATGGGCTTCTGTCAATGCCAAGTTGCCAGTGCTAGCGCAAAAATTCACTGACTTCCATACGATGCTGACTCCTGAACAACGCAGTAGGGTAAAAGAGCGAATGTCCAAAGGTTGGAAATCCAATCATTTTGAGCGTCTGGAATCTTCAAATACCTCTCGAATCGTCTTCGGAATATCCATCGCACTAGACCTTGATGATCTACAAGAGAAAGAGATAACCAATCTCATTAACACTTTACGCAGTAAATCAGCGGAAATTAAGCAACAGCATAAAGAAATGAGAGAGGAGATTTACGAGCAGATGCAACAGGACTCAGTGAATGTTGAGGATGTGGAAGCCCTGCTTGATGTTAGATGGTCTGAAGTCCAGTCCAAGCTGCCATTATTGGCTCAAGGTTTCACTGACTTCCATACGATACTGACCCAAGAACAACGAACGAAGATCAGTGAGAAGTTAGAAAACAGATGGGAATCTGGAATTCATGGAAACAGATAA